Proteins encoded by one window of Simiduia curdlanivorans:
- a CDS encoding PhoH family protein, with protein MAKRSQARRKNYDEQYSDKKQKKGSRNGRKHQTSHHSNIVELNAHYNTTDTAYSTQRSNQPLKARTPAQQTYINAIKNNALTFGIGPAGTGKSYCAGALAAQALESGEVERIIITRPAVEAGENLGFLPGGLDEKFAVYIDAFRDILNERLGSGTVDYCLRHGRIVAAPLAFMRGKTFDEKTFVILDEAQNTSLAQMKMFLTRIGERCKVVINGDIKQSDIRGKSGLADAVNRLQGVNNVFVHEFERADIVRSGLVREIIELYEPDETEVEM; from the coding sequence ATGGCGAAAAGATCGCAAGCGCGACGCAAAAACTACGACGAACAATACTCAGATAAAAAGCAAAAGAAAGGTAGCCGCAACGGCCGCAAGCATCAAACCAGCCATCACAGTAATATTGTCGAGCTCAACGCTCACTACAACACCACCGACACAGCCTACTCAACTCAGCGCTCCAATCAGCCACTCAAAGCTCGAACGCCCGCCCAGCAAACCTACATTAACGCCATCAAAAATAATGCGCTCACCTTTGGTATTGGCCCAGCCGGTACCGGAAAGAGTTACTGCGCCGGCGCCTTGGCCGCGCAGGCTTTAGAGTCAGGCGAAGTAGAGCGCATCATTATTACCCGTCCTGCCGTTGAAGCCGGTGAAAATCTTGGCTTTTTGCCCGGTGGGCTGGATGAAAAGTTTGCTGTCTATATCGACGCCTTCCGCGACATTCTCAATGAGCGCTTGGGCTCTGGCACGGTAGATTACTGCTTGCGTCACGGCCGAATTGTGGCAGCACCGCTGGCCTTTATGCGCGGAAAAACCTTCGACGAAAAAACCTTTGTAATCTTAGATGAAGCGCAAAACACCAGCCTCGCGCAAATGAAAATGTTTTTAACCCGCATTGGTGAGCGCTGTAAGGTGGTTATTAATGGCGATATCAAGCAGAGCGATATTCGTGGTAAGAGCGGCCTAGCCGACGCGGTCAATCGCTTGCAGGGTGTCAACAATGTGTTCGTACATGAATTCGAACGCGCTGATATTGTGCGCAGTGGTTTAGTGCGGGAAATTATCGAGCTCTACGAGCCAGATGAAACCGAAGTGGAAATGTAG
- a CDS encoding ammonium transporter — MESLNSAVETLVSSANTYFILLGAIMVFAMHAGFAFLEVGTVRQKNQVNALVKILTDFGVSALVYFFVGYYVAYDTHFFASATALAQNNGYELVKFFFLLTFAAAIPAIISGGVAERAKFYPMLIAAACVVGLVYPLFEGMIWGGNYGVQDWLTQQFGNPFHDFAGSVVVHAVGGWIALAAIIILGTRNGRVRNGNVVAFAPSNIPFLALGAWILCIGWFGFNVMSAQTLEGISGLVAVNSLMAMVGGTLVAMIVGKKDPGFIHNGPLAGLVAICAGSDLMHPIGALLTGAVAGGIFVLLFTFIQNRWHKVDDVLGVWPLHGVCGAWGGIAAGIFGLESFGGLGGVSFLSQLVGTLLGISIALVGGYLVYKAVDLVSGIRLSEEDEFNGADLSIHKIGATSHD, encoded by the coding sequence ATGGAGTCACTTAACAGTGCCGTAGAAACTTTAGTTTCAAGTGCCAACACCTATTTTATTTTACTCGGCGCCATCATGGTATTTGCCATGCACGCTGGTTTCGCCTTTTTAGAGGTGGGCACGGTTCGACAGAAAAACCAAGTTAATGCCTTGGTAAAAATTCTAACGGATTTTGGCGTTTCGGCGCTGGTTTACTTTTTCGTCGGCTATTACGTCGCCTACGACACCCACTTCTTTGCCTCGGCCACGGCGCTGGCACAAAATAATGGTTACGAATTAGTGAAATTCTTTTTTCTATTAACCTTCGCCGCCGCCATTCCCGCGATCATTTCCGGTGGCGTGGCCGAGCGCGCGAAATTTTACCCCATGTTAATTGCGGCAGCTTGCGTGGTTGGCTTGGTCTACCCGCTGTTCGAAGGCATGATTTGGGGCGGTAATTACGGCGTGCAAGATTGGCTCACCCAGCAGTTCGGCAACCCCTTCCACGATTTCGCCGGCAGCGTTGTCGTGCATGCGGTGGGTGGGTGGATCGCCTTAGCCGCGATCATTATTTTAGGCACTCGCAACGGCCGCGTGCGCAATGGCAATGTGGTTGCGTTTGCGCCGTCAAACATTCCCTTCTTAGCCCTTGGCGCCTGGATTTTATGCATCGGCTGGTTTGGCTTTAACGTCATGTCCGCACAAACCTTGGAGGGCATCAGCGGTTTAGTGGCGGTGAACAGCTTGATGGCCATGGTCGGCGGCACTTTGGTGGCGATGATTGTGGGTAAAAAAGACCCCGGCTTTATTCACAACGGCCCACTCGCCGGCCTTGTAGCTATTTGCGCTGGCTCGGATTTAATGCATCCCATCGGCGCCCTGCTCACCGGCGCTGTGGCCGGCGGCATTTTTGTATTACTGTTTACCTTCATTCAAAACCGCTGGCACAAGGTGGATGATGTGTTAGGCGTTTGGCCACTACACGGCGTGTGTGGCGCATGGGGCGGTATAGCCGCCGGTATTTTCGGCCTTGAGTCTTTCGGTGGCCTTGGCGGTGTTAGCTTTTTATCTCAGCTAGTCGGCACGCTACTCGGTATATCTATCGCGCTGGTCGGCGGCTATCTGGTGTACAAAGCCGTCGATCTAGTCTCCGGCATTCGCCTTAGCGAAGAGGACGAGTTCAATGGCGCGGATCTGTCTATCCATAAAATCGGCGCAACCTCGCACGATTAA
- a CDS encoding TrmH family RNA methyltransferase, which translates to MYPDSDQQLGHQDHHPVAQRRSISVVIQNFAAPANVGAVFRSADAFGVACVYLCGDTVAPPNTKLRRLSRAAEKYVPYKVVADAVALVQQLKAQGLQIISLEITANSLPLADARLTEQPLCLILGTEDEGVAPELLALSDLVLHIPMSGYNSSLNVGSACAVALYELTHKAS; encoded by the coding sequence ATGTACCCAGATTCAGACCAACAGCTCGGCCATCAAGATCATCACCCCGTCGCACAGCGGCGCTCGATCTCCGTGGTCATCCAAAACTTTGCGGCGCCGGCCAATGTGGGCGCCGTGTTTCGCAGTGCCGATGCCTTTGGGGTGGCCTGCGTCTACCTCTGCGGCGATACCGTAGCGCCGCCCAACACCAAACTGCGTCGGCTTTCGCGCGCCGCAGAGAAGTACGTGCCTTATAAAGTGGTGGCAGATGCGGTGGCGTTAGTGCAGCAATTAAAAGCGCAGGGGCTGCAAATTATCAGTTTGGAAATTACCGCCAATAGCTTGCCCTTGGCGGATGCGCGCTTAACGGAGCAACCGCTGTGTTTAATTCTGGGCACCGAAGACGAAGGTGTTGCGCCTGAGTTGCTGGCCCTGTCTGACTTGGTGCTTCATATCCCCATGAGTGGCTACAACTCGTCGCTCAATGTGGGCAGTGCCTGTGCGGTGGCGCTTTACGAATTGACCCATAAAGCTAGCTAG
- a CDS encoding DP-EP family protein, which translates to MASLAVIDPINVPVGGIATLQLQLVPPFKNTDPGRPENWSILNEAGEVVDPNSLRIVFSSDSCSFQRMRERAIIMVTLTTAGSDKDDRFKFFGNGLEYAEDKEDVNDDVTTDLTKDGQTLVFTIQNQGGVESTVDFGFLVSRKNRQTGELHIFEGPDPILIIERPR; encoded by the coding sequence ATGGCTAGCTTAGCTGTGATAGACCCTATCAATGTACCCGTTGGCGGTATCGCCACACTGCAACTGCAATTAGTACCACCCTTTAAAAATACCGACCCTGGGCGCCCAGAAAATTGGAGCATCTTGAATGAGGCGGGCGAAGTGGTTGATCCGAATAGTTTGAGGATCGTGTTCAGCTCTGATTCCTGTTCATTTCAGCGTATGCGTGAGCGCGCAATTATTATGGTCACGCTCACTACGGCGGGCTCTGATAAGGATGATCGCTTCAAGTTTTTTGGCAATGGACTTGAATATGCCGAAGATAAAGAAGATGTGAATGACGATGTGACAACGGATTTGACCAAAGATGGTCAGACGCTTGTGTTCACTATCCAAAATCAAGGTGGCGTTGAGTCGACGGTTGATTTTGGCTTTTTAGTGTCGCGGAAAAATCGTCAAACGGGCGAGCTTCATATATTTGAGGGGCCTGATCCAATATTGATTATTGAGCGCCCTCGATAA